Proteins encoded within one genomic window of Citricoccus muralis:
- the pgsA gene encoding phosphatidylinositol phosphate synthase, which yields MLNKYARALFTRIFTPVARLLLALRLTPNMVTVIGAAGVSLAALIFYPVGELFWGTVVITLFVFSDLIDGVMARLSGKTGPWGAFLDSTFDRVQDACVFLGLIFWYFGAGDDPVIAVAAGICLVSGMLVSYVRAKAEAMGLDADVGIAERPERMVATLVFTGFTGLGLHPMVLTVVLFLLAAASIFTVGQRIMRVRQQLHPGPVSGTSAAGE from the coding sequence ATGCTCAACAAGTACGCCCGCGCCCTGTTCACTAGGATTTTCACGCCGGTGGCCCGCCTGTTGCTGGCCCTGCGCCTTACCCCCAATATGGTCACCGTCATCGGGGCCGCCGGGGTGTCGCTCGCAGCCCTCATCTTCTACCCTGTGGGTGAACTTTTCTGGGGCACCGTGGTGATCACTCTGTTCGTGTTCTCCGATCTCATCGACGGTGTGATGGCCAGGCTCTCGGGCAAGACCGGTCCCTGGGGTGCGTTCCTGGATTCCACCTTCGACCGGGTCCAAGACGCCTGCGTGTTTCTGGGGTTGATCTTCTGGTACTTCGGCGCCGGTGATGACCCGGTGATCGCCGTGGCGGCCGGAATTTGCTTGGTGTCCGGCATGCTCGTGTCTTACGTGCGAGCCAAAGCCGAGGCGATGGGACTCGACGCCGACGTCGGAATCGCGGAGCGCCCCGAACGTATGGTGGCCACCCTGGTGTTCACCGGGTTTACCGGACTGGGATTGCACCCGATGGTGCTCACCGTGGTGCTTTTCTTGCTGGCGGCGGCTTCCATCTTCACGGTCGGCCAGCGAATCATGCGTGTCCGCCAACAACTCCACCCTGGTCCTGTGAGCGGAACGTCGGCCGCTGGGGAATAA
- a CDS encoding SufE family protein, which yields MTDASIPAALANIFEDFQEVPEAERLELLFEFSEELPEVPSRYAGHEDQMEQVTECQTPLFLAVEFDESTNPDDPATTLIISAPAEAPTTRGFGSVIVQGLSGLPASQILGVPDDVPNRLGLNRALTPLRLRGMSALLGRIKRNITEHLAGA from the coding sequence GTGACCGACGCGTCCATTCCTGCGGCACTCGCGAACATCTTTGAAGACTTTCAAGAGGTCCCAGAGGCCGAGCGCCTGGAGCTGCTCTTCGAATTTTCCGAAGAGCTCCCCGAGGTGCCGAGTCGCTACGCTGGTCACGAAGACCAGATGGAACAGGTCACGGAGTGTCAGACCCCGCTGTTCTTGGCGGTCGAGTTTGATGAGTCCACCAATCCGGACGATCCTGCCACGACGCTGATCATCTCGGCTCCTGCCGAGGCGCCGACCACACGTGGCTTCGGCTCCGTCATCGTTCAGGGGCTGTCAGGGCTACCTGCGTCTCAGATTCTCGGCGTACCTGACGACGTACCCAACCGTCTTGGTCTCAATCGGGCGCTCACCCCGTTGCGTCTGCGTGGTATGAGCGCCCTCTTGGGACGGATCAAACGCAACATCACGGAGCATCTCGCTGGCGCCTGA
- the fmt gene encoding methionyl-tRNA formyltransferase yields the protein MSTRVLFAGTPQTAVPSLNALIDAGIDVVGVLTRPDAPVGRKRVLTPSPVAARAEALGLPVIKASRLSGEDGLAALEQLRAWELDLAVVVAYGGLVPESGLNIPRLGWVNLHFSLLPAYRGAAPVQHAVIQGETITGASVFQLETGLDTGPVFSTLEHPIAPDASSGEVLAALADSGAALLARTTGEILAGGAVAGSQVGEPSFAPKLSLNDGAIDPTESAGAVAARINGTTPEPGAWALLGPDGSARIKFGAVSPAPHVSVDGLAPGALIREKRAVHLVCADGAVTLGQVQPAGKKMMNAVDWARGLADDARIEAGATG from the coding sequence ATGAGTACTCGTGTTCTTTTTGCCGGAACTCCCCAGACCGCTGTGCCTTCGCTCAACGCGCTGATCGACGCAGGAATAGATGTGGTGGGGGTTTTGACCCGCCCGGATGCGCCGGTGGGACGGAAGCGGGTCCTGACGCCATCACCCGTGGCCGCGCGAGCCGAAGCGCTTGGACTGCCCGTGATCAAGGCCTCGCGTCTGAGCGGTGAGGATGGACTAGCCGCACTGGAACAGCTTCGCGCCTGGGAACTCGACCTGGCCGTAGTCGTCGCTTATGGCGGCCTGGTGCCGGAATCCGGACTGAATATTCCTCGGCTGGGCTGGGTGAACCTGCACTTCTCGCTGTTGCCCGCCTACCGCGGTGCGGCCCCAGTGCAGCACGCGGTGATCCAGGGGGAAACCATCACGGGTGCTTCCGTGTTCCAGTTGGAAACTGGCCTGGACACCGGACCAGTCTTTTCCACTCTCGAGCACCCCATTGCCCCCGACGCCTCCTCCGGAGAGGTGTTGGCCGCCCTCGCCGATTCCGGGGCTGCATTGCTGGCCCGAACGACAGGAGAGATCCTCGCTGGAGGTGCTGTCGCCGGGTCTCAGGTTGGCGAGCCGAGTTTCGCACCGAAACTGAGCCTGAACGACGGGGCGATCGATCCAACGGAGTCGGCCGGTGCAGTGGCAGCGCGCATCAACGGCACCACCCCAGAGCCCGGCGCCTGGGCGCTACTCGGCCCGGACGGGTCTGCCCGGATTAAGTTCGGCGCGGTGTCTCCAGCTCCGCACGTGTCTGTGGACGGGCTAGCTCCAGGGGCACTGATACGAGAAAAACGAGCCGTGCATTTGGTGTGCGCGGATGGTGCGGTGACGCTGGGCCAGGTGCAGCCGGCCGGGAAGAAGATGATGAACGCGGTGGATTGGGCTAGAGGCCTCGCCGACGACGCCCGAATCGAAGCAGGTGCCACAGGATGA
- a CDS encoding cytochrome, producing the protein MTQPLLAHQTEFGRMYSRTLSGVPEVPSITTVIAQQPADLTGWAGHMAAQAVINDPRLPTAVNAPGQLKTLARHASSAAERFRDDAAARGDRVHQYAEQVALRALGEPHDMSGARSALAEHNESAFADRFDEWWDLYEVRPLAAEVTVWNQSVGYAGTLDLVASIGGRTCLIDYKTKGTDRNGRVKTLDPKVVMQLVAGLKAEESLIDPEAGTWGPWAHADAAILMGVAVGETEVVAYQANPQVLPEYWRRFWSLRQAWDYGQQAERAGQALRPIAPPPSSTNQPVG; encoded by the coding sequence ATGACTCAACCACTGCTGGCGCATCAGACGGAATTCGGGCGCATGTATTCGCGCACACTCAGCGGCGTGCCGGAGGTACCGTCTATCACGACGGTGATCGCTCAACAACCAGCGGACCTGACTGGCTGGGCCGGACACATGGCTGCCCAAGCGGTCATCAATGATCCCCGGCTCCCCACCGCGGTGAATGCTCCGGGACAGCTGAAGACTCTGGCACGTCATGCTAGCTCGGCTGCCGAACGGTTCCGAGACGATGCCGCCGCACGCGGAGACCGAGTGCATCAGTACGCGGAGCAGGTAGCTCTGCGGGCCCTGGGGGAACCTCATGACATGAGCGGCGCCCGATCGGCATTAGCTGAGCACAACGAGTCTGCTTTCGCCGATCGTTTCGATGAGTGGTGGGACCTCTATGAGGTGCGCCCCCTGGCCGCCGAAGTCACGGTGTGGAACCAGAGCGTGGGATACGCCGGAACATTAGATCTGGTGGCGTCGATTGGTGGACGTACCTGCCTCATCGATTACAAAACCAAGGGGACCGACCGTAACGGTCGGGTCAAAACCCTGGACCCGAAGGTTGTGATGCAGCTGGTGGCCGGGCTGAAAGCCGAAGAATCGTTGATCGATCCTGAGGCTGGGACCTGGGGTCCCTGGGCACACGCTGACGCAGCCATCCTGATGGGTGTGGCTGTGGGGGAGACCGAGGTGGTCGCGTACCAGGCGAACCCGCAGGTCCTTCCAGAGTATTGGCGTCGGTTCTGGTCGCTGCGCCAGGCCTGGGATTACGGGCAGCAGGCCGAACGTGCCGGACAAGCTCTTCGGCCGATCGCGCCCCCGCCGTCGTCGACCAATCAGCCGGTAGGGTGA
- a CDS encoding GNAT family N-acetyltransferase, with protein MEVASSNLVIRSDNPVGITDIGEIGGDFSFRLISISEDSAEMKARTHRDAEGSLLDDFLYLAIHVPPGDPMPPRSITKTPELSRFVSNFGHAGDVALVAEDCGKLVGAAWSRLFPDEEPAYGTIDAATPNLALAVAPEHRRNGLGTALLEGLFRKLTEARYSRVSLSVDTTNRHNDSKNTWGLLPIMSRSQNG; from the coding sequence GTGGAGGTCGCGAGTTCGAATCTCGTCATCCGCTCGGATAACCCCGTTGGGATCACCGATATCGGTGAGATCGGCGGGGATTTTTCGTTCCGGCTTATTTCTATCTCGGAAGACAGTGCTGAAATGAAGGCACGCACTCACCGTGACGCCGAGGGTTCTCTGCTCGACGACTTCCTCTATCTGGCCATTCACGTTCCTCCTGGCGATCCCATGCCCCCGCGCAGCATCACGAAGACACCGGAACTGAGCCGGTTCGTGTCGAATTTCGGCCATGCAGGAGATGTAGCGCTCGTGGCTGAGGATTGCGGGAAACTGGTCGGCGCGGCCTGGTCCCGGTTGTTTCCCGACGAGGAACCGGCGTATGGCACGATCGATGCGGCCACGCCGAATCTAGCCCTCGCCGTAGCGCCCGAACATCGCCGGAACGGGCTGGGCACAGCCTTATTGGAAGGCCTATTCCGGAAGCTCACCGAAGCTCGCTACTCTCGCGTGTCGCTGTCCGTGGACACCACCAATCGGCACAACGACTCTAAGAACACATGGGGTTTATTACCCATCATGTCGCGAAGTCAGAACGGGTGA
- a CDS encoding RsmB/NOP family class I SAM-dependent RNA methyltransferase, which yields MSQSPRQGQSGRPDRRNRSGGDQQRRNAQGRTRNRGTSGGPRQFSANAPSQRRRTADPSRLVAFEVMRAVARDDAYANLVLPHRIRQHRLDHRDAGFATELTYGALRLQGTYDAILTECVDRPLKDLDVDVLVALRLGGHQLLSMRVPAHAALDSTVALVRSEIGAGPSGLVNAVLRKVSAKDLDTWLAEVAPGDTDDAVAVRSAHPRWIVRALRQALVSHGRPADELADLLAANNTAPIVNLVSLPGLGDLEPVLEQGAQPGPLAPDSALYRGGDAARLPGVKEGTVRVQDVGSQLTARALVATPRAAGSPETEATREGEVWLDLCAGPGGKAALLAALAAEQGATLVANEVAPHRARLVENALAPVPHDSWTVRTGEGQSIGADYPDGFDRILLDAPCTGLGALRRRPESRWRRQPSDLPTLTSLQRELLEAAVGALRPGGVLAYVTCSPHQAETMLQVHDVRRRHPDLELLDSQATLAGVAVTTEDGESTLALELLGARPETGTGTTAQLWPHLHATDAMFLALFRKAPTSADDLEDPSDG from the coding sequence ATGAGCCAGTCTCCACGCCAGGGCCAATCGGGCAGGCCAGACCGCCGAAACCGCTCCGGCGGTGACCAACAGCGACGCAATGCCCAGGGGCGCACCCGTAACCGAGGCACCAGCGGTGGTCCGCGCCAATTCTCCGCCAACGCGCCGTCGCAACGTCGTCGGACGGCTGATCCGTCTCGTCTTGTGGCGTTTGAGGTGATGCGTGCGGTAGCTCGGGATGATGCCTACGCAAACCTGGTGCTCCCGCATCGGATTCGCCAGCATCGACTCGATCATCGTGACGCCGGGTTTGCCACCGAGCTCACCTACGGGGCGCTGCGCCTGCAAGGCACTTATGATGCGATCCTGACTGAGTGCGTGGACCGACCGCTGAAGGACCTCGACGTGGATGTGCTCGTCGCCTTGCGGTTGGGTGGCCACCAGTTGCTGAGCATGCGTGTTCCCGCTCACGCCGCATTGGATTCCACGGTGGCCTTGGTCCGCAGTGAAATCGGCGCAGGGCCGTCCGGGCTGGTCAACGCGGTGCTGCGCAAAGTCTCCGCGAAAGACCTGGACACCTGGCTCGCAGAGGTGGCCCCTGGCGACACCGATGACGCTGTGGCCGTGCGTAGCGCGCATCCGCGGTGGATCGTCCGCGCACTACGCCAGGCACTCGTGAGCCATGGCCGCCCTGCTGACGAGCTCGCCGATCTACTGGCGGCCAACAACACGGCACCCATCGTCAACCTGGTATCCCTACCAGGCCTCGGCGACCTAGAGCCGGTGCTAGAGCAGGGGGCCCAGCCCGGACCCTTGGCGCCGGACTCGGCCCTCTACCGCGGTGGTGATGCCGCACGGCTCCCCGGCGTTAAGGAGGGCACCGTGCGTGTTCAAGACGTCGGATCCCAGTTGACGGCGCGGGCGCTCGTGGCCACACCGCGTGCCGCGGGGTCTCCGGAGACGGAGGCCACGCGGGAAGGCGAAGTGTGGTTGGATCTGTGTGCCGGGCCCGGCGGTAAGGCAGCACTGCTGGCCGCACTGGCCGCGGAACAGGGGGCCACTTTAGTGGCGAACGAGGTGGCGCCGCATCGTGCCCGGCTCGTCGAGAATGCCCTGGCCCCGGTACCGCACGATTCCTGGACCGTGCGCACGGGTGAAGGGCAGAGTATCGGTGCTGATTATCCGGATGGCTTTGATCGGATTCTGCTCGATGCGCCGTGTACCGGGCTGGGTGCCCTGCGGCGGCGCCCAGAATCCCGGTGGCGTCGGCAGCCCAGCGACCTACCCACGCTGACCAGCCTGCAACGCGAACTGCTCGAGGCAGCCGTGGGTGCCCTGCGACCCGGTGGCGTGCTGGCCTATGTGACCTGCTCACCGCACCAGGCCGAAACCATGCTTCAAGTACACGATGTGCGTCGTCGTCACCCCGACTTGGAGCTGCTGGATTCCCAAGCCACCCTGGCCGGCGTCGCGGTGACCACGGAGGACGGCGAATCCACGCTCGCCCTGGAATTGCTGGGAGCGCGTCCCGAGACCGGCACCGGAACGACCGCTCAACTGTGGCCGCACCTGCACGCCACGGATGCCATGTTCCTAGCGCTTTTCCGTAAAGCCCCGACCTCTGCTGATGACCTGGAGGACCCATCCGATGGCTGA
- the def gene encoding peptide deformylase: protein MSILSIRTVPDPVLRTVSDPVPAERWGTEKLHALIADMFETMRAVKGVGLAAPQIGINQRIFVFDLERESGVVINPTLELSEELTEEPGEGCLSVPELHYQPPRAFSTTVRGVDADGAEISFSGTGLLARCFQHEVDHLDGKLFVDRLVGEQRKEARRRMSAPDYGAATAQTQAGRESGLTSSFGLRGQGSR, encoded by the coding sequence GTGAGTATTCTGTCCATTCGCACCGTTCCTGATCCCGTGTTGCGCACCGTGTCTGATCCTGTTCCCGCCGAGCGCTGGGGCACGGAGAAGTTGCATGCGCTGATTGCCGACATGTTCGAGACCATGCGTGCTGTGAAGGGCGTCGGCTTGGCCGCGCCTCAAATCGGTATCAACCAGCGCATCTTCGTCTTTGATCTGGAACGTGAGAGCGGAGTGGTGATTAACCCCACCCTTGAGCTTTCCGAGGAACTCACGGAGGAACCGGGCGAGGGATGTTTATCTGTACCCGAATTGCACTATCAGCCACCGCGCGCCTTCTCCACAACGGTTCGGGGCGTCGACGCCGACGGGGCTGAGATCAGTTTTTCGGGTACCGGATTGCTGGCACGCTGCTTCCAGCACGAAGTGGATCATTTGGACGGGAAACTCTTCGTGGATCGGCTGGTGGGGGAACAACGCAAAGAGGCGCGTCGTCGGATGTCGGCACCGGACTATGGGGCGGCTACCGCCCAGACCCAGGCAGGACGAGAGTCGGGTCTGACTTCTAGTTTCGGGCTCCGTGGACAGGGGAGTCGCTGA
- a CDS encoding HIT family protein, whose protein sequence is MTPADDAFGSSAPGEHRVDDFELPGTPDGFDRLWNPHRLAYVSRGQHQVKDRDSCPFCAAPQRDDADSLIIARGTTCFVVMNVYPYNPGHLLVCPYRHVPDYTDLTVEETTEFARLTQIGMTALRSSGRPAGFNLGMNQGTAGGAGIAAHLHQHIVPRWNGDGNFLPIIAQTKNITASLDQLHATLHAVWDEAAAEFDRKQTDRDSAPAPGRGD, encoded by the coding sequence ATGACACCAGCGGACGATGCTTTTGGCTCGTCTGCTCCGGGGGAGCACCGAGTCGACGACTTCGAACTGCCCGGAACCCCGGACGGTTTCGACCGCCTGTGGAACCCGCATCGGCTGGCTTATGTGAGCCGCGGACAGCACCAGGTCAAAGACCGGGACTCCTGTCCGTTCTGCGCGGCACCCCAACGCGACGACGCCGACTCACTCATCATTGCCCGCGGGACAACCTGTTTCGTGGTGATGAACGTGTACCCCTACAATCCGGGACACCTGCTCGTTTGCCCCTACCGTCACGTTCCCGACTACACGGATCTCACGGTCGAAGAGACAACGGAATTCGCTCGGCTCACCCAAATCGGCATGACCGCGTTGCGGTCCTCCGGCCGACCGGCCGGGTTCAACTTGGGTATGAATCAGGGCACCGCCGGGGGAGCAGGTATTGCCGCGCACCTGCACCAGCACATCGTGCCGCGCTGGAATGGTGACGGGAACTTCCTGCCCATCATCGCTCAGACCAAGAACATCACCGCCAGCCTCGATCAGCTCCACGCCACCCTGCACGCCGTGTGGGACGAAGCGGCCGCAGAATTCGACCGGAAGCAGACGGACCGTGATTCGGCGCCGGCACCGGGGCGGGGCGACTGA
- the pnuC gene encoding nicotinamide riboside transporter PnuC, giving the protein MNWLIDLFNWTIPVGGGGLLMREVVGNVFGLASALGGMRRKVWAWPIGIIGNVLLLTVFLSSWFGTEGAVDLLGQAGRQIMFIAVSIYGWRQWRVARRERAVSQSEGASSTAITPEWAGWPTRLGLIAALVIGTVALTPVFRALGSWEPVWADAWTFVGSLLATWGMAKGWVEFWLIWVAVDIVGVPLLFSAGYYASALMYLFYGGFTLVGFFVWARARANEKPEVETVMPDPTLQRRQRTESGD; this is encoded by the coding sequence ATGAACTGGCTCATCGACCTCTTCAACTGGACCATCCCGGTGGGTGGTGGCGGACTGCTGATGCGCGAAGTGGTCGGCAACGTCTTCGGTCTGGCTTCGGCCCTGGGAGGCATGCGCCGAAAAGTGTGGGCCTGGCCGATCGGCATCATCGGTAATGTTCTGCTGTTGACTGTGTTTCTCTCGAGTTGGTTCGGTACAGAGGGCGCGGTGGACCTGCTGGGCCAGGCGGGCCGCCAGATCATGTTCATCGCCGTGTCCATTTACGGTTGGCGTCAATGGCGAGTTGCACGCCGAGAACGCGCTGTATCACAGTCCGAGGGGGCATCATCGACGGCCATCACTCCGGAATGGGCCGGTTGGCCAACCCGGCTGGGTCTGATTGCGGCCCTGGTGATCGGTACCGTCGCCCTGACCCCGGTGTTTCGAGCATTGGGCTCATGGGAACCGGTGTGGGCCGACGCCTGGACTTTTGTTGGTTCACTGCTGGCGACCTGGGGGATGGCGAAAGGCTGGGTGGAGTTCTGGCTGATCTGGGTGGCCGTCGACATTGTCGGTGTGCCATTGCTCTTCAGCGCCGGCTACTACGCCTCCGCCCTGATGTATCTCTTCTACGGCGGATTCACGCTCGTCGGTTTCTTCGTCTGGGCTCGAGCCCGGGCTAACGAGAAACCCGAAGTCGAAACGGTCATGCCCGACCCAACCCTGCAACGTCGACAGCGCACCGAGTCCGGAGATTAA
- the rpe gene encoding ribulose-phosphate 3-epimerase has protein sequence MAELQRSVHLHPSILSADFSRLGEEIARIPSADAVHVDVMDNHFVPNLTLGLPVVEAIRRATSLPLDIHLMISDADRWAPGYAEAGAESVTFHAEASGAPIRLARELRARGAQAGMALKPATALEPYLDMLTELDMLLLMTVEPGFGGQAFLEVVLPKIRRARQAADDAGVPVAVQVDGGISAQTITAAAEAGADVFVAGSAVYGADDPDAALIALRDQAAAAQGSCG, from the coding sequence ATGGCTGAGCTACAGCGTTCCGTTCACCTGCACCCATCGATCCTGTCCGCCGACTTCTCCCGGCTGGGTGAGGAGATCGCGCGCATTCCCAGCGCTGACGCAGTGCACGTGGATGTCATGGACAACCACTTCGTGCCCAATCTCACGCTCGGGTTGCCGGTCGTGGAAGCCATTCGACGCGCCACGAGCCTGCCGTTGGATATCCACCTGATGATCTCCGACGCCGATCGCTGGGCTCCCGGCTACGCCGAGGCCGGGGCGGAATCAGTGACCTTCCACGCAGAAGCCTCTGGCGCACCTATTCGTTTGGCCCGTGAGTTGCGCGCCCGCGGTGCCCAGGCCGGGATGGCGCTCAAGCCAGCCACCGCGCTGGAGCCGTACCTCGACATGCTCACCGAGCTGGACATGTTGTTGCTCATGACGGTCGAACCTGGTTTCGGCGGTCAGGCCTTCCTCGAGGTGGTCTTGCCGAAGATCCGTCGAGCGCGTCAGGCCGCCGATGATGCGGGCGTTCCCGTGGCCGTGCAGGTCGACGGTGGGATCTCGGCACAGACCATCACTGCGGCCGCCGAGGCGGGGGCCGATGTTTTTGTGGCGGGATCGGCCGTGTATGGGGCTGATGATCCGGATGCAGCCCTGATTGCGTTGCGTGATCAGGCGGCAGCGGCTCAAGGAAGTTGCGGATGA
- a CDS encoding GOLPH3/VPS74 family protein, protein MTTTENTGRPFNLPEYFLLLALDSGGRFRVTEHDVNMGLAGAVLADLARRGRIVVTKNRVEIAEDPASILDAGDAPEGWQPENALEHPLDRVLSLMNDAPEPMDAEQWVNRLATRQLREVVVEALVERGAIQVKQIRRFGLLKRTRHFKNETFYELDLKVRLGVVMNREEPLDLVTWPLLSLMHVTGLLERLSPESRRPKITDLLKEKYESLESAQEKSIYESLHAVENAISEQLVATRGGPSGLNA, encoded by the coding sequence ATGACCACCACCGAGAACACGGGTCGCCCGTTCAACCTCCCTGAGTATTTTCTGCTCCTGGCGCTGGATTCCGGCGGGCGATTTCGTGTGACCGAACACGACGTGAACATGGGGCTTGCCGGAGCGGTGCTGGCAGACCTAGCTCGTCGAGGACGGATCGTGGTCACGAAAAACCGTGTCGAGATTGCGGAGGACCCTGCATCGATTCTGGACGCGGGAGACGCTCCCGAGGGGTGGCAGCCCGAAAACGCGCTGGAACATCCGCTGGATCGCGTGCTGTCGCTGATGAACGATGCCCCCGAACCCATGGACGCGGAGCAGTGGGTGAACCGACTGGCTACCCGCCAACTACGAGAGGTCGTGGTCGAGGCCCTGGTTGAGCGCGGAGCCATCCAGGTGAAGCAGATCAGACGCTTCGGGCTGCTGAAACGTACCCGCCACTTCAAGAACGAGACTTTCTACGAGCTGGACCTCAAAGTGCGGCTGGGTGTCGTGATGAACCGTGAGGAACCGCTGGACCTAGTCACCTGGCCGTTGCTGTCGTTGATGCATGTCACTGGACTGTTGGAGCGGCTTTCCCCTGAATCCCGTCGGCCCAAAATCACTGATCTACTGAAGGAAAAATACGAGTCCTTGGAATCCGCTCAGGAGAAATCGATCTACGAATCGCTACACGCCGTAGAGAACGCGATTTCTGAGCAGCTCGTCGCCACTCGAGGCGGTCCCTCCGGGCTGAATGCCTGA
- a CDS encoding sulfurtransferase encodes MTTLNNADRAPIEDSEYAHPEKLVSTEWVAAHKDEANVVILESNEDTLLYNTGHIPGAIKIDWHTELNDPVTRDFIGPEEFARVVGSKGITRDTTVVFYGDKSNWWAAYALWVFTLYGHPDTRLMNGGRDKWLAEEREVTKEVPPVEAVDYPVVERDDTTERASREDALNSIGNLPLIDVRSFPEYTGETTHMAGYPQEGTLRGGHIPTAASVPWAKAAREDGTFKSRTELEEIYRDEAGLGTVDQVIAYCRIGERSSHTWFVLRHLLGYESVRNYDGSWTEWGNSVRLPIVVGEQPGEAPQR; translated from the coding sequence ATGACGACGCTCAACAATGCAGACCGCGCCCCCATCGAGGACAGCGAGTACGCCCATCCCGAGAAGCTGGTCTCGACCGAATGGGTTGCAGCGCACAAGGACGAGGCCAATGTGGTGATCCTAGAGTCCAACGAAGACACCTTGTTGTACAACACCGGGCACATACCGGGTGCCATCAAGATCGATTGGCACACGGAGCTCAACGATCCGGTGACCCGCGATTTCATCGGTCCCGAAGAATTTGCCCGTGTAGTCGGTTCCAAGGGAATCACCCGCGACACGACCGTGGTGTTCTACGGCGACAAGTCCAACTGGTGGGCTGCTTATGCTTTGTGGGTCTTCACTCTCTACGGCCACCCGGACACACGCCTCATGAACGGCGGACGCGACAAGTGGCTCGCTGAAGAGCGCGAGGTCACCAAAGAGGTCCCTCCTGTCGAAGCAGTCGACTACCCCGTGGTCGAGCGGGACGACACCACCGAGCGCGCGTCCCGCGAAGACGCGTTGAACAGCATCGGGAATCTGCCGCTCATCGACGTGCGTTCCTTCCCTGAGTACACCGGTGAGACCACGCATATGGCCGGCTACCCCCAGGAAGGCACTTTGCGTGGCGGTCACATCCCGACCGCTGCCTCCGTTCCGTGGGCCAAGGCCGCCCGAGAAGATGGCACCTTCAAGTCGCGTACTGAGCTCGAGGAAATTTATCGGGACGAGGCCGGTTTAGGGACCGTGGATCAGGTGATCGCGTACTGCCGTATCGGCGAGCGTTCGTCCCACACGTGGTTCGTGCTCCGTCACCTTCTGGGCTATGAATCCGTGCGGAACTACGACGGTTCTTGGACCGAGTGGGGTAACTCGGTGCGCCTGCCGATCGTCGTGGGCGAGCAGCCCGGCGAAGCGCCGCAGCGATAA
- the zapE gene encoding cell division protein ZapE, whose product MPEIVHLAERSPLVSPEELLSGFHPSYRFGEVSFDTYIPDPTHPSQAGAVERLQRFAASIQGRKSKESGGLFGFLKSNKKKASSEPTGLYLDGGFGVGKTHLLASLWHAVPGPKAFGTFVEYTNLVGALSFRQTVDVLKDYTLVCIDEFELDDPGDTVLMSRLMRELADAGVRLVATSNTLPGALGEGRFAAQDFKREIQVLADQFEVLRVDGEDFRHRGLVEAPSPLPDEQLEGVLGQNFPTAGVVAEDDFEALTANLSRVHPSRYRELVKDIDVLVLHNVHTITEQAMALRFVVFADRLYDKDVPVIASGVPFDQLFTEEMMASGYMKKYFRTVSRMTALVREGQLADHS is encoded by the coding sequence GTGCCCGAGATCGTCCACCTCGCCGAGCGGAGCCCTCTGGTTTCCCCCGAAGAACTGCTCTCGGGATTCCACCCGTCCTATCGTTTCGGGGAAGTGTCCTTCGATACATACATTCCGGATCCGACTCATCCCTCACAAGCGGGCGCGGTGGAACGACTACAGCGGTTCGCGGCATCCATTCAGGGACGCAAGTCGAAGGAATCGGGCGGACTATTCGGGTTTTTGAAGTCGAACAAGAAGAAGGCTTCATCGGAGCCCACCGGTCTCTACCTGGACGGCGGGTTCGGTGTGGGAAAGACCCACTTGCTGGCTTCGCTCTGGCACGCAGTTCCCGGTCCCAAGGCTTTCGGTACTTTCGTTGAGTACACCAACCTGGTGGGTGCGTTGTCCTTCCGCCAGACCGTCGACGTGCTCAAGGACTACACGCTGGTGTGTATTGATGAGTTCGAACTCGATGATCCGGGTGACACCGTGTTGATGTCGCGTCTGATGCGTGAGCTGGCCGACGCCGGCGTACGACTAGTAGCCACGTCCAACACCCTGCCCGGCGCACTAGGGGAGGGCCGCTTTGCCGCCCAGGACTTTAAACGCGAGATCCAGGTCCTTGCCGATCAGTTCGAGGTACTGCGAGTCGACGGTGAGGACTTCCGCCATCGAGGCCTGGTCGAGGCTCCCTCACCCTTGCCTGATGAGCAACTGGAGGGCGTGCTGGGTCAGAACTTCCCGACGGCCGGTGTGGTGGCTGAGGACGATTTCGAAGCCCTGACCGCCAATCTGTCGCGCGTACACCCGTCCCGGTATCGGGAACTGGTCAAGGACATCGATGTGTTGGTTCTGCACAACGTGCACACCATCACCGAACAGGCGATGGCTCTTCGTTTCGTCGTGTTCGCGGACCGCCTCTACGACAAAGACGTTCCGGTGATTGCTTCCGGTGTGCCCTTCGATCAACTCTTCACTGAGGAAATGATGGCCAGCGGATACATGAAGAAGTACTTCCGCACGGTTTCCAGGATGACGGCGCTGGTTCGCGAAGGTCAGCTCGCCGATCACAGCTGA